TATAGGTATGACTTCATATTGTATTGGTCTTTACAATTCAGATATGGCTTACAACGAAAAAGGATATTATTTTACTGTTCTTCTTTTTGGACTTTTCTCGGTTATATCAGTACAAAAAAGTGTGCGTGATAAACTCGAAGGCATACCCGTAACCGATTTGTACTATAGTATAAGCTGGTTTAGTACAATTGCTTCTATAGTACTGCTGGTAATTGGTTTGTGGAATGCCGATTTACTGCTTAGTGAAAAAGGGTTCTTCGGAATGTCTTTTGTATTAGGATTATTTTCGGCACTTGCAGTACAGAAGAATACCCGAGACCTTAAACAATTTGAATCAAACGCTGTATAATATTTTAGCGGAGCCTCATTACTGTCACAACATTGTGCAGTTTTGAGGTTTTCTTTTTTTAATTGGATGATCATGAAAATGAAATACAAATCTTTTGTTTATAGTATTGCAGTCTCACTGCTTGCTATGAGTGTCCTGAATAAAATCTATTGGATTTATATGTGCGGACAATATACTGATTTTGAAGAAACCAAAACGGCTTATCTGAATCTGTTTCCTGATTTTCTTCAAGATGCTTTTATCTTAACTGTCATTGAAATAACGGCATTGGCAGCAGCGATAATTTTGTTTTTAGAATCTATAATGACAGGATATTTAAAAAAGACGTCTCAAATTTTAGTAATATTTTCTATAATTCTCTGCTGGTGGAATCTTTTTTCCCTGATGTAAAACAGGTATAACTACTGGTATAATTCTGATTTTAATTGTCTTAATTTACTTATAATTTTTAATTTAAAACAATTAAAAAATGGAAAACCCAAATCAATTTAACGGTCTGGACACATTTGACCATATCGTAGTACTAATGCTTGAAAACCGATCTTTCGATAATCTGTTAGGTTATCTTTATGCTAAAGAGGAAGTACCAGAGGGTAAAACCTTTGAAGGACTTTACAATCCTGCCGTTGATTATGCGAACCCTATTCCGGAGAGAGCCGTTAATGATTCCGGCGAAAAGACTATTTCGCCTTCACGCGCTGCAGATTATTCAATGCCATATCCGGATCCGGGAGAAGAATATCCTCATGTAAATACACAGCTTTTTAATACCATTATTCCTGATTCTAATATGGGCTTGTCGGATTATCTCATGACAGAACCATACAACCTGCCTGATCCCTTACCGGTGCCGGTTATGAACGGATTTGTCAACGATTACGAAAGCAACCTGAGATCAACTTATAAGATTGATAATCCCGCATACCAACAGTATCAGGTAATTATGCAGTGTTTTGAACCCGACCAGATTCCAACAATGGCTGCTCTGGCTAAGCAGTTTGCCGTTTTTGATCATTGGCATTGTTCGGTTCCCAGTCAAACTTATTGCAATCGCGCATTTTGGCATGCAGGCAGTTCGGGAGGCAAAGTCATTAATCCTATTGAAGAGGATGGACCCGGTGTTCCCGGTTTTGATGGTGATTTCAGAGATATGGATTCGTGGATAAAAAATGTCTGGTCACTGCCTACTATTTTTGACCGAATGAATGACAAAAATATTTCATGGAAAGTCTATGCACCTATTGCACCTTTGAGCATTACGAATATAGTGAATGGATTTGGAGAGGGCAGGGACCATACGCATAGCCATCTTGACTTTTTTGCCGATCTTGAATTGGGAATTCTCCCTCAATATTCATTTGTAGAACCGCAGTTTCTTCATAAGCACAACGATCAGCATCCATCGGCAGTGAATCACGAATTAGCTGTGGGCACTGTAAAATTAGGAGACGAATTAATTCTCGAATTGTATAACGCTATAAAAAGAAGTTCTCAAAGAGATAAAATTCTTTTTATTATCACACATGATGAACATGGCGGTTGTTTTGATCATGTACCGCCTCCGCAAGCCGTACCGCCTGCTGCCGGAATGAAAGGGCAGTGCGATTTTACCTTTGATCGTGCTGGAGTTCGTGTTCCTATGATTATGGTATCGTCTTATATTCAGCCGAATACTATAATTAACACGCAGTTTGATCATACTTCATTTATAAAAACCGTCTGTCAGAAATGGAATCTGGATCCACTGACTGACAGAGATAAAGATCCTGGTGTATTACCCTTTACAGAAGTCTTCTCTGATCAAAAAAGGACAGACTGGCCTGATCTGGGGTCGCACTTAGGTATAGAACAGCTGTTTCCTGATTTTGATACAAGCACAGATCCTTTAAACGGATTACAAAAGGCTATGTTAAACAGTTTATTGCATATCGAAAAAATGAGAGTTCTTGGTAACACCAAGAAAGAAGAAATACAAACAATTGGCGATATGATGGAGTTTATTAAAAGATTTCTTTGACGACAGTCCCTACTAAATAAATTCTATTATAGTTTCAATAAAATTGTAGTTAGATGTTTCAAATTTAGAATTTTACGTTTCCGGACTGTTTAAATTAATTTAGTCAATATTGATATTAAAAATTCGGATAAGAATAAATAGTTCTTCATTCTGAAACAGGTTTATATTTATGATTGTTATTTTTGAGTTAATTTCGCGGTCGGGATTTATTCACTGCTGTTAAATCTCTATTTTTAAAACCATAAACTATACACATAAATGATGATCAGGAAGTTCTTGAAAAAAGCGGCAATTTTTATTCTAACCTTATTTTTATTATTAATAATTACCCTGACAGTTGTTCCGTATGTTTTTAAAGATCAGATACGTGATAAAATAGAAAGTCTCGCCGATGAAAAGCTCAATGCAGAGGTACGTTTTGATGAAATCGGACTTTCTGTTTTCAAACATTTTCCCGCGTTAATTCTTTATACGAAGAACGTCAGCGTAGTGAACAAAAAATTCCAATCTGCTTCATCAAAAGTTGTGAATGCCAAAACCGCTGCAGTTGGAGTAAATTTTTATAGTTTACTAAAAGGTAAAATCGTTTTAGATGCGGTTTATCTGGATGAAGCAAATTTAAACCTTGAAATTGATCCTAAAGGAAAAGCCAATTTTGATATTGTAAAACCTACTGAGGATACTGCAGATACAACCCAGACCGAATTTAAAATCAAACGAGTTGTTATAAACAAAACCAACATATCGTATAATGATAAAAGTGCTGTTTTAAAATTTAAAGTTCAGGATCTTAATTATAAAGGTACAGGAGATTTAAGTGCAGATTACTTTGATCTTAATTCAGATGTAAAAATAAAAACATTTGATTTTAGTGTAGATGGTGTTGATTATGTACGTCATAAACCCATAAATGCAGAAATTGTTACCTACATAGATACTAAAGCGCTTAAATTTAAATTCGAACGAAATACAGTTCGTATTAAAAATTTTCCTTTCTCATTTAATGGTCATTTTGCGTTTATAAAAGGCGGCTATGATTTTGATTTGCGTATGCAGTCAAAAAACTCAACATTAGAAGAAATGCTGTCTATTATTCCGCCGGCCTATGACCAGTGGCGCGAACAGATGGATATTACGGGTAATATAGATTTTAAAATTTTCGCACGCGGTAAATACATGCAGGATCAGTCAGAAAAACCTATAGTTTCAGCCGATCTGGAGATCAATAAAGGAACCATTGCATATAAAAAAATAAAGGAACCTGTAAAAGATATCAATATAAGTGCTAAAGCTTTAATTAGGGATTTAGACATCAATAAATTAAAATTTGATTTAGATAACCTGTCATTTAATCTTGATAACAAGAAAACAGTACTTAATTTTCATTCAGAAGGTTTTAAAAAACTGAAAATTAAAACCGCTGTCAATGCTCATTTAGATGCCGCAAAATTTAAAGAAGCCTTAAATTTAAACGAGCATGATGTTCGCGGTGAAATCGCGGTCGACTTAAAAGCCGATGGTGTTTTTTTACGTGATTTAGGCTTTAGTGTCCGTTTAAATAAAACAGATACCATCATTAAGAGTATTCCAAAGTTTGACCTGAGAGTTAGCCTGAAAAACGGATACTTAAAGAATGTAAATAAAAACGAAGCGATAAGAAACGTTAATTTGGATTTGAGTTTAACGGCTAAAGACAGTATTTTGCGTAATGTTTCCGGTAAAATAACCAATCTGAATGCAGAGGCTCTGGATAATTTTGTCCGAGGACGCTTCGAACTTCACAAACTATATCCTTTTACAGTTGATACAGAATTAGATTCTAAAATTAATCTGGCCTCTATTCATAAATTTTATCCTTTGGACAGTTTAGAGGTTAAGGGAGATTTGAATCTAAAAGTAAGCATGCACGGGGTTTTAAACCGTAAACAGAAGAAATACCCTTCATCGAAATCAGAAATACATATTAAAAACGGGTATGTAAAATCGTTAAAATTTCCAAATATCCCTATAGAGAATATAAATGTAAACGCCGCTGTTACCAGTATGAAAGGTACAGGAGAGGATTTAAATATAAAATTACAGCCGGCAGAATTTCTGTTGGCAGGCTCGCCATTTAAAGTGCAGGGAGAAATTAATAATTTTTACGATTTAGTATATAATATCAGAACTCAGGGAACATTAGATATTGGTAAATTGACTAAAATATTCCCAATTAAAGATGTCAGCGTTTCCGGAATAATTCAGACCAATCTTATAGCCAAAGGTTCTAAAAAAGATTTAGATGCCAAAAACTATGACAATATCAAAAACGGCGGAAAACTCGAAGCCAAAAATATAGTAATCAAAAGCGTTTTGTTTCCGGAACCGTTTCAAATTTCTAAAGGAACATTTAAGTTTTTTAAAGATAAAATGCGTTTCGAGGATTTTAATGCCTCTTATGGTAAATCAGATCTTGTATTAAACGGTTCAATTCATAACGCTTTAAGGTATTTTTTTAACAGAAAGCACTTATACCAAAACAATGAAAAGCTTAAAGCAGATATTGATCTTGTTAGTAATCACATCAATGCGAAGGAGTTTTTCGACATGATTGCGGTTTATACAGACCAAAAAGCAGAACAGGAAGAAGGGCAGAAGGAAGGACAGAAAGCAGATTCTATAGTGGTTAATACTGCTTCAAAAAACGGCAGGGATGCAAATAAAAACTACGTAATCAGAATTCCAAGAACGGCTGATTTAAAAATTTCAGCCAAAGTGAACCTGCTTCAGTTTGATACTTATAAAATCAATGATTTTGTTGGAAATCTGGTTGTGAACGAACGAAAAGTTCAGGTTACTCAGGCTGCTTTTAATATGGCGGGAACCAAAATAGAAATGACTGGAGATTATAAAGCCCAGCATCGATTGTTGGCAAAATACAATGCGAATTTTAAAGCGAGTAATTTTGATATTCAGCGCGCTTACGCCGAGATTCCAATTTTTGCCGAAATGGTTACGATGGCTAAAGATGCCTACGGTTTAGTATCGGTTGACTATCAGTTTGCCGGAAGTATCGATCAGAATATGGATATTGATTTTAAATCGATTGACGGGGAAGGAACACTGACTTTGGAAGATATTAAATTTAAAAACTTCAAACTTTTAAATCACGTAGCCAAAAAAGCAGATGCCGCCGATTTAGAAAAAGCGTCATTTAATAAAATCGCCATTCACTCTGTTATAAAAAATAATGTAATGACCATTACCCCAACAACTATGAAAATGGCTGGTTTTAGAGGCAAGCTTGAAGGTCAGGTTACTATGGATGGTAAACTGAATATAGGTTTCCGATTAGGATTGCCGCCAATGGGACTTATTAATATCCCGATGAAAATTACGGGTACCGCAGATAATTTTGAAATTTCTACCGGCAAATTTAAAGAAGACGTTACTTTTGCAGAAGAAAGTGAACTTAAAAATCTGAAACCGGAATATCGCAGGTCGAGACAGAGAGACAGTTTAAGTGCATCTCGAGGAAATGTACGAATAAAAGATACGGTTAAATCCAGATAAAGAAAGAGAAAAATAAAACGGGATAAAATATTGATAGTATTTTATCCCGTTTTTTAATATGAAAAAATGTAAAGAAAGAACCGAAGGGCATTATTTCAACACATCACTATAATTAATTGAAAGCAGAGCATAATTAGTTTTATAATCGCAAAACTTATTTTTCAAGAACTACGGTTTTACCTGTAAAGTTTATTCTTCCTGTTTGAATATCCTTAGAGCCGTCAGGTTGTTTTCCTCCTGTAGAAATGGTAAACCAGCCCGGTTCTATAACACGCTCTTTTTTCTTGTTGATCATAGAAAGCTGTCTTGGCGTGATAGTAAAAGAAACAGTTTTAGTTTCGCCTTTTTTAAGATGGATTCTTTCAAAACCCTCTAATTGCCAGATCGGGCGTGGAGTAGAGGCTTTCTCATCTTTTAAATACAATTGGGCAACTTCATCTCCGTCACGTTCTCCGGTATTGGTTACATCAACAGTAACTTTAAAATCGCTTTGAGAATTTATATCTTTTGGAAGCTGTAAATTAGAATATTGAAAACTAGTATAACTCAGGCCAAAACCAAAAGGATACAAAGGTGTTTTACGAAAGTAACGGTACGTTCTGCCCTGCATATCATAATTCTCAAATTCAGGAAGCTGATCTGTAGATTTGTAATACGTAACAGGAAGTCTTCCAGCCGGATTGTAATCTCCAAAAAGAACATCTGCAATGGCATTTCCGCCCTGCTGTCCCGGATATCCCGCAGTAAGAATGGCAGGCAGGTTATCATTGGCCCAGTTAACAGAAATCGCACTTCCATTAATTAAAACCAAAATAACAGGTTTTCCTGCCGCATAAACGGCTTTCATAAGTTCCTCCTGATTAGATGGCAGATCCAGGCTGGTTCGGTCTCCGCCATCAAAACCAGCTGCTTCAACTTTCATTTCTTCTCCTTCCAGACGCTCGTTTAATCCCAATACCAGTATGACAGCATCGGCCTCACGGGCTGTATCAACCGCTTCTTGTACTAAGTTTTCCTGTGGTTCAGCCCATAACAACTGTGCAATGGCATCTCCGTAGAAATTTTGGTATTTAATTTCTATTTTATATTTTTTTCCTGCTTCTAAATCTATATTCTGTGGACGAAAGCGTGGATGGTGGTTGTTTTTTCCGCCTGTACTTTTTCCTCCTTCAATCTCAACAGTCATGAAAGGTTTTGACCATTCTGAAATAGTATAAGTTCCTGTTTTTGGAACCGTAAGATAACCAGTCCATTTTACGCTGTATCGGCCCATTTTCAAACGAGGATCTGGTGTATTGATATCCCATTGAAAATCAACATTATCATCTATACGCGTAAAAAGAGGTTTTCCATTCCATTCGGTATTATCATAATATTCTCCGGTAAGTCCCTGTCTGCCGTTTTCATTCTGAAAATAAACAGACGGTATAATTTTCATTGCCGGAACTCCTTTTGCCAGATCGGTTCCTTTGGCATACAGCACTTTGGTATTGGGTTCGAGTTTGTTTTGAATTCCCTTTAAAACAGTTACGGGATTAATTGGCACACCGCTGTAATTTCCCCATAAGGATTGAATGTCATCTGCATTTGGACCTATTACGGCAATTGTTTTGATATTTTTAGAAAGAGGCAGTGTATTGTGCTGGTTTTTCAAAAGAACGATACTTTTTTGCGAAGCTGTTCTGGCAAGCCAGTCGTGCGCCGGATTGTTGTTTACAGAATATGGAATTTGAGCGAAAGGGACGATCTGGTCCGGATCAAACATTCCCAGTTTAAAGCGTGCTGTAAATAAACGCTTGACTGCAATATCAATATCTGCTTCGGTAATTAATTTACGGTCAACAGCTTCTTTTAAAGATTTAAAACTGCTGCCGCATTCCAGATCCAAACCGTTTTTTACCGCTAAAGCAGAAGCACTTGCAGCATCATTTGTAATTTTATGATATTTCCAGATATCAGTTACGGCACCGCAGTCAGAAACAATGTAACCGTTAAATCCCCAGACATTTCTAAGAATATTAAAAAGAAACGGACTTGCGCTGCAGGATTCTCCCCTAAAACGGTTGTAAGCACCCATTACAGAGTAAACATGTCCCTCTTTTACCAGTGTTCTAAAGGCAGGGAGATAGGTTTCATAAAGGTCGATTTCACTTGTATTGGCATCAAAAAAATGACGTGAAGGCTCTGGTCCGGAATGCACTGCATAGTGTTTGGCGGTAGCAATTGTTTTTAAATATTTTTCATTTTTGCCCTGAAGCCCGTTTACGTAGTTAAGACCTAACTGGCTGGTAAGATACGGATCTTCTCCATAAGTTTCGTGACCTCGTCCCCAGCGCGGATCGCGAAAAATATTCACATTTGGCGACCAGAATGTCAAGCCCTGGTACATACCGTGCTGGCCTCTTCGCAAATATTCATGATGTTTGGCACGGGCTTCATCAGAAATTACATTGGCAGCATCAAATACTAATTGGCGGTCCCAGGAAGAGGCAATTGAAATAGATTGTGGAAAAACAGTCGCATATCCCGCGCGGGCAACACCGTGAAGAGATTCGTTCCACCAGTTGTACTCAGGAATTCCTAAGCGGTCAATTGCCGGTGCTGCATCCATCAGCTGGTTAATTTTTTCGTCTAATGACATTCTTGAAACGAGATCATTGACACGTTGATCTGTTGACAGATTCGGATTTTTAAACGGAAAATTTTCTTGCGCAGAGGTGGTTAAAGCAAAAAAATGAAGTGCAATGATAATGGAAATTTTTTTCATGGTTTTTTGGCAGTGTTAGATATATTCTGTCCTAAAACAGAACTTTTTAAGTTGTAGGAGTTTAGAGTTCTAAATGTAAGATAAATTGTTGTATAAAGTGAGCAACAGCGTTTTTTATTAATTATCGTGCAAGACAGTTTGTAAAGAACGAAAAAGAGTTTGCAAAATTTTTAATACCAGATATGTCATATCCCGGCAGGTTTGTCTGGAAAAAAAGCGAAACAATTTCTCCCATAAAAAATAAATACTACAAAGGCAGGGTTATTGTTTTGGTCGATGAAGATACACAAAGTGCTTCCGAATTTGCGTCTATGATGTTTCAGGCTGGTGATAAAGCAACTACCATAGGTTCTCAAACTTCTGGAGCAGACGGAAATGTCTCGCACAATGAATTTCTGGGATATCAATCGCTGATTACAGGAATAGGCGTGTTTTATCCGGATAAAACTGAAACGCAGCGAGTAGGAATTAAAATAGATCTTGTAATACGTCCAACCATAAAAGGAATGGTGGAGGGGAGAGATGAGATTTTGGAAAAAGCTGTAGAGTTTGCCGCCCTTAATCCTTAAAATATTTGGTAAATTAAGCAGAAGTACTCAAAAACTGCTGCTTATTTAAGGTCTCTTTTTTGGGTGACATTTAGTTCCTTATTAAAAGAATTTCTGTATTTTTTGATGTATTCTGAAGGTTTCATGCCAAACAGTTTTACAAACTGCTGACGGAAATACCGCTGATCTTCGATACCAACCTGAGGGCCAACCTGTGCTATATTGATGTTTTCGGTAAGCATAATTACAGCGGCTCTTCGGATTCTTATCGACCTGATAAAAACATTTACCGTTTGTCCTGAAATGGCTTTGATTTTTTTGTAAAGGCTGGAATGACTCATACCCATCGCAGTAGAGAAGCTCTTTAAGTTGAATTCTGTGTTTTCAAGATTAGCTTCGACGATTTCGATGCATTTATCAAGAAACTCTTTGTATTCAAGAGGAACTTTATTGACGTTTTCACGAAGTGTTATGCTGTCCAGGAAATACCTGCGCAGCTGCCCTCTGTTTCGAAGGACAGAATCAACCCTTGCCAGAAGCAAATCACTGTCAAAAGGTTTGGTAACATAATCATCGGCGCCTTCTGTAATACTTTGCAGATGAATGTCATTACTGCTCGCAGCTGTGAGCAGTATAACCGTAATATGACTCAGATCATCATTCTGCTTGATTTTTTTGCACAAATCCAAACCGTTCATGCCCTCCATAGAAATATCACTCAGAACAATATCCGGCATATGTTTTTCTACAAGTTTTAATCCGTCAAGGCCATTAAAAGCGGTATATACAATATAGTTTTTGGAGAAAAGCTTCACGAGATACTGGTTCATCTCAGGATTATCTTCAACAATTAACAAAACCCTTTTTGCAGTAACTAACTCTTCCTGTAGATTTTCCGGAAATGAAGATTCTGTTGTTTCAAATGTGTTTTGCTGTGCGGCAGGCATTCCTTCAAGAAGTTCTCCCACAAGCGTTGACATCTGCGGATTCTCATTTATACTCAGTTCTTCAAAATGACTGTTCCCTTTTGGAAGTATAATGCTGAAAGAAGTTCCTTCTCCAACTTTACTTTTACAGGTTAACGAGCCATGATGTTTGGTCACGAAATATTTGGCAATGTAAAGCCCTATTCCAAAACCATTACTGCTTTTGGATTGAAGCTGCTTGAATTTTTCAAAAATAGTGTCAATATCATTTTCATTAATACCGCTTCCGGTATCCGATATAATTATGGAAACATCAAAGTCGTTCTCAATTATTTCAATGGTTATCGATCCCTCAGAAGGAGTGAATTTGAATGCATTTGAAATTAGATTGAAAAGTGTGATTTCTATTTTTTCATAATCGCCGTATATTTCAGCCGGTGTTTCTTTTTCAATAAACCTATAGTCTAACTGTTTAGCTGCCGCCATTTGTGTAAAGCTTTCATAAATTTCACGGCATAGTGTATTTAGGTTAATCTTCGAAATTTTGAGTTGATCGAGATCTGTCTCTGCTTTTCTAAACAGCAGCAACTGATCTGTAAGACTCAGTAAACGTTTCGCATTTTTATAAGCCAGATTAAGGTCAAGATCGTCTTTTGAATGTTTTTTTCTTTGAATTGCACTTTTAAGCGGATTTATAATTAAAGACAAAGGCGTACGCAGTTCATGCGCCATATAGGTAAACATCGAGAATTGTTTCTCGGCATGTTCTTTGTCTTTTTTATGTTCCATTCGGGCAAGTTTTATCTCATAGCGAAGTCTTTCCTTATTTTTATGATAGCCTACATAGACATAGATTGCTGCCACAGCTGCGATTAAATAAAATGTATAAGCCCACCATGTTCTGTACCAGGGCGGCAGGATTTTTACTGCAGCCAGTGCCACCTCGTTTGTCCAATTGCCAAAAACATCCGTTGTCTTTACTTTAAAAACATAAGTTCCTTCAGTCAGCCTTGAATAATTTGCTCTGTTTTCTTTTGATGTATAATTCCAGTTTTTATCCCAGCCTTCCAGAAAGTAAGCCGTATTTATTTTTTCAGAATTGACATAATCAAGATAAACAAAATCAAAACTTAATGCCGATTTTTCATAAGGAAGTTCGACACCGCTTATCATTTCGAGATTTTTTTCTGTAATATACGGGCTGTTCAATTTTAGAGACTCATTGTTTACCAGCAGATCGTTTAATAAAAACCGTCCCGTATTTTTTTTGTCTTTTATACTGTCAGGATGAAAAACATTGAATCCGTTTATGCCGCCAAAAATAAACTCGCCTGTAGAAAGTTTCGTACCGGCATTCCAGCTGAATTGACTTCCCTGGAGCCCATCTGTGACGCCAAAATTTCTGAAAGTTTTGTTTTTAGGATTAAATCGTGAAATTCCATGGTACGTACTCATCCATAAATTCCCGTTTTTGTCTTCCAGCAGCCGAAGGATTGTATTACTTGAAAGACCATTCTCGGTTGTGAATTTTTTATAAGTTCTTGTTTTTCTGTTAAATAAAAGCAGACCGCCTTCGACTGTACCAATCCAGAGATTATTATTTTGATCTTCTGTAATACAGCGAATGTTATAATCAGAATGATAGTGTTTTACTTTTTTTGTTTTTGAATCTATTTCGAAAAAAGAATTGAATGTACCGCCCCAGATTTTTCCGTCTTTGGTTTCATACAAACAAGTTACATCACGCAGTGTATTGCTGTAGCAGACGAATTTGTTTTGTTTCCGGTCAAACTGATATAAAGCTCCTGCATTTGTTACAGCGAGCCACAGCGTTTTTTTCGAATCCAAAAAGAGCAGCCATGATTCTTGTTCTGCTTTTTTAGTGTATTGGTTATAGATTGAAAAATTTTGAATTGCTTTTGATTTTGGATCAATGCGGCACACACCGCCTTTCCACATAGCCACCCAAATCGCATTATCAGAATCCCTGACGATGCTGGTCACAAAATTGCTCTGAATTTTTCTGCCCGAGGGCGATGAAGCAGAGTAAACATCGTAAGTATTTTGTTTTCTGTTCCAGTATCGTATTCCCGATCCATCTGTGCCAATCCATATATTTTTCTTTTCATCTTCACAAAACGAAAGCATAAAGTTTGCAGCAGGATCTTCGTCTTCTTTATTCGTAAGCGGGTCCCTGCTTTTAAAATGATTAAAATAAAGTGGTTTTTTCCCCATCATGCTTACACCGCCGCGCAGGGTTCCAAACCACATTTCTCCGTTTCTGCTTTCGAAAATATCATATATGGATTTACTTTTAAGCAATGCAGCAGGACCGCTGGCAATATATAAAACAGGAGCAGTCTGATTTTTTTTAAGCGTATAAAGACCCGCACCGTCAGTGGCAATCCAGAGTCTGTTTTCCTGCTGAAAAAAATCTCTTACCACTGTTTTTTCCAGAAAGTAATTTTTAGAATACGTATTTAGCTTTTCATTATATAAGTAAGCCCCTTCGTCTGATCCAATCCAGAGGCCTTCATTTGTCAGTTTAATACAATTTGCCCCTGTTATGGCAGTGTTAAGAAGCGTTAGTTTTTTCGATTTGATGTCGTACTGGCACAGACCGGTTCCTGTTATAAAAACATAAAAAGTTTGTTTTTGAGCATTATAAGCTATTGATCTTGCAATATATTTTAGTTTTCCATTAAAAGGCACCGCAGTTCCGGTTTTTTCGCCTTCTTTAAAAATTACTACGGCTTCTTTTGTCGCAACGACAATGATGTGCAGGGAATGTACAGCAATTATTTCGTAGGCAGTAACGTTTAAAGGCTTGATTTTTTTGTTAATATCATAATATTGCAGCGGTTTAAAGGAGGATCGTTCTGCATTAAAAACAACAGGACCGGCAGTGGTGCCTATCCAGAGATTATTTTCAAAGTCACCTTCAATACAGCT
This portion of the Flavobacterium gelatinilyticum genome encodes:
- a CDS encoding hybrid sensor histidine kinase/response regulator transcription factor; its protein translation is MVNLKSFLIILLSISALGQNYPIKHLDISSGLSNNSAASIYQDQNGYMWFGTFDGLNRYDGNDFKIYRHIHTDPNSIQGNAISCIEGDFENNLWIGTTAGPVVFNAERSSFKPLQYYDINKKIKPLNVTAYEIIAVHSLHIIVVATKEAVVIFKEGEKTGTAVPFNGKLKYIARSIAYNAQKQTFYVFITGTGLCQYDIKSKKLTLLNTAITGANCIKLTNEGLWIGSDEGAYLYNEKLNTYSKNYFLEKTVVRDFFQQENRLWIATDGAGLYTLKKNQTAPVLYIASGPAALLKSKSIYDIFESRNGEMWFGTLRGGVSMMGKKPLYFNHFKSRDPLTNKEDEDPAANFMLSFCEDEKKNIWIGTDGSGIRYWNRKQNTYDVYSASSPSGRKIQSNFVTSIVRDSDNAIWVAMWKGGVCRIDPKSKAIQNFSIYNQYTKKAEQESWLLFLDSKKTLWLAVTNAGALYQFDRKQNKFVCYSNTLRDVTCLYETKDGKIWGGTFNSFFEIDSKTKKVKHYHSDYNIRCITEDQNNNLWIGTVEGGLLLFNRKTRTYKKFTTENGLSSNTILRLLEDKNGNLWMSTYHGISRFNPKNKTFRNFGVTDGLQGSQFSWNAGTKLSTGEFIFGGINGFNVFHPDSIKDKKNTGRFLLNDLLVNNESLKLNSPYITEKNLEMISGVELPYEKSALSFDFVYLDYVNSEKINTAYFLEGWDKNWNYTSKENRANYSRLTEGTYVFKVKTTDVFGNWTNEVALAAVKILPPWYRTWWAYTFYLIAAVAAIYVYVGYHKNKERLRYEIKLARMEHKKDKEHAEKQFSMFTYMAHELRTPLSLIINPLKSAIQRKKHSKDDLDLNLAYKNAKRLLSLTDQLLLFRKAETDLDQLKISKINLNTLCREIYESFTQMAAAKQLDYRFIEKETPAEIYGDYEKIEITLFNLISNAFKFTPSEGSITIEIIENDFDVSIIISDTGSGINENDIDTIFEKFKQLQSKSSNGFGIGLYIAKYFVTKHHGSLTCKSKVGEGTSFSIILPKGNSHFEELSINENPQMSTLVGELLEGMPAAQQNTFETTESSFPENLQEELVTAKRVLLIVEDNPEMNQYLVKLFSKNYIVYTAFNGLDGLKLVEKHMPDIVLSDISMEGMNGLDLCKKIKQNDDLSHITVILLTAASSNDIHLQSITEGADDYVTKPFDSDLLLARVDSVLRNRGQLRRYFLDSITLRENVNKVPLEYKEFLDKCIEIVEANLENTEFNLKSFSTAMGMSHSSLYKKIKAISGQTVNVFIRSIRIRRAAVIMLTENINIAQVGPQVGIEDQRYFRQQFVKLFGMKPSEYIKKYRNSFNKELNVTQKRDLK